A stretch of Equus caballus isolate H_3958 breed thoroughbred chromosome 11, TB-T2T, whole genome shotgun sequence DNA encodes these proteins:
- the LOC100072906 gene encoding LOW QUALITY PROTEIN: polyunsaturated fatty acid (12S)/(13S)-lipoxygenase, epidermal-type (The sequence of the model RefSeq protein was modified relative to this genomic sequence to represent the inferred CDS: inserted 8 bases in 6 codons; deleted 4 bases in 2 codons; substituted 6 bases at 6 genomic stop codons) — translation MARVWRSQYVPRQGYVLTKSSPRISLDLKVDKSPPSPGKTGKYKIRVATGXLGGFSNLAQLWLVGKYGEXDLGKQLRPVWGKAEFDVDVVLHPGRPLLVKLRKHEGVLDFDCFCSWVTVQGPGAQGEAXFPCYRRALIICLPEGTTRTVRDDPQNLFKKHREQELXGKKEGEPAGSWKGGLILPIGGSTQRDLPRNRXFLQDEDLGFTLFLVKVLKDLALKGTLGLTNSAKRLEDFKKIFLCGKTALAEQVXNSWKDDALFGYQFLDRANPMLLRHSTSLPAQLAXSPGMEDLKTQLEKELQAGSLCEVDFSLLDEVKPNAIIFKXQYVVLKLQPDGRLLPMVIQPRLPLAQLQPSCHRWPQSVLFLPSDPLMAWLLAKIWVCSSDFQLYQLQSHLLXGHLMAEVISVATMRSLPSLYPIYKLLSPYFHYTLESNILAQSNLVSEWGIFDLVMTTGSGGHVDILQRSQLAMAQLTYCSLCPPDDLADRGLLGIPSALYAHDALRLWEIIARYVEGIVHLFYHRDDTVRGAPELQAWCREITEVGLCQAQDRGFTVSFQSWAQLCHFLATCIFTCTAQHFDSRFLLPLLDWFFWVSDAXCSMKMPPPTTKEDVTMATVMVSLPDVKQSCLQKLLVXQLGQWQPDKVALGHHTEKYFSGPEPKAVLRXFQTDLDNLDKEIIAQNEQLDLSYEYLKPSCIENSIAL, via the exons GTCCCCTCCCAGTCCGGGCAAGACGGGCAAGTACAAGATCCGCGTGGCCACCGG CTTGGGGGGCTTCAGCAACCTAGCGCAGCTGTGGCTGGTGGGCAAGTACGGAG CGGACCTAGGGAAGCAGCTGCGGCCAGTGTGGGGCAAG GCGGAGTTTGATGTCGACGTCGTCCTACACCCGGGTCGCCCCCTGCTGGTGAAGCTGCGTAAGCACGAAGGCGTGTTGGATTTCGATTGCTTCTGCAGCTGGGTCACG GTGCAGGGTCCAGGAGCCCAAGGCGAGG CTTTCCCCTGCTACCGCAGGGCACTGATTATCTGCCTGCCCGAGGGCACCA CCCGGACTGTGAGAGATGACCCGCAGAACCTGTTTAAGAAACATCGGGAGCAGGAGCTCTAAGGCAAGAAAGAAGGTGAACCA GCAGGCTCCTGGAAAGGTGGGTTAATCCTGCCTATAGGGGGGAGCACGCAGCGGGATCTTCCCAGGAACAGGTGATTCCTCCAGGACGAGGATTTGGGCTTCACTCTCTTTCTGGTGAAAGT GTTGAAGGACTTGGCCCTCAAGGGGACGTTGGGTCTCACAAATTCTGCAAAAAGACTGGAAGActtcaaaaaa atattcctGTGTGGAAAGACTGCCCTGGCTG AGCAGGTTTGAAATTCCTGGAAGGATGATGCACTCTTTGGGTACCAGTTCCTCGACAGGGCAAACCCCATGCTCTTGAGGCATTCCACCAGCCTCCCAGCCCAGCTGGC CAGCCCAGGGATGGAAGACTTGAAGACCCAGCTGGAGAAAGAACT tcaggCTGGATCTTTGTGTGAAGTTGATTTCTCCCTGCTGGATGAGGTCAAGCCTAATGCCATCATTTTTAAGTAACAATATGTGGTGCTGAAGCTCCAGCCTGATGGAAGACTCTTACCCATGGTTATTCAG CCCCGACTCCCTCTTGCCCAACTCCAGCCATCTTGTCACAGATGGCCCCAATCTGTGCTGTTCCTGCCCTCAGATCCCCTCATGGCCTGGCTCTTGGCCAAGATCTGGGTCTGTAGCTCTGATTTCCAGCTATATCAGTTACAGTCACACCTGC AGGGACATCTGATGGCTGAGGTTATTTCTGTGGCCACAATGAGAAGCCTGCCCAGCCTGTATCCTATCTACAAG CTCCTGAGCCCCTACTTTCACTACACTTTGGAGAGCAACATCCTGGCTCAGAGTAATCTTGTCTCTGAATGGGGAATTTTTGATCTG GTGATGACCACTGGTAGTGGAGGCCATGTTGACATTCTCCAGAGATCACAACTT GCCATGGCCCAGCTGACCTactgctccctctgtcctcctgaCGATCTGGCTGACCGAGGTCTGCTGGGAATCCCAAGTGCTCTCTATGCCCACGATGCTTTGCGGCTCTGGGAGATCATTGCCCG GTACGTGGAGGGGATCGTCCACCTCTTCTACCACAGGGATGACACCGTGAGAGGGGCCCCTGAGCTGCAGGCCTGGTGTCGGGAGATCACTGAGGTGGGGCTCTGCCAGGCCCAGGACCGAG GTTTCACTGTCTCCTTCCAGTCTTGGGCTCAGCTCTGTCATTTCCTTGCCACGTGCATCTTCACGTGCACTGCCCAGCAT TTTGACTCCAGattcctcctccccctgctggaCTGGTTTTTCTGGGTCTCTGATG CATGTTCAATGAAGATGCCTCCACCTACCACCAAGGAAGATGTGACAATGGCCACAGTGATGGTCTCACTACCGGATGTCAAGCAGAGCTGTCTTCAGAAGTTGCTTGTGTGACAGCTGGGCCAGTGGCAGCCAGACAAG gTGGCCCTGGGGCAtcacacagaaaaatatttttcaggccCTGAGCCCAAGGCTGTTTTAAGATGATTTCAAACAGATCTGGACAACCTAGATAAGGAAATCATCGCCCAGAATGAACAACTAGACCTTTCCTATGAATACCTGAAGCCAAGCTGCATAGAGAACAGTATCGCTCTCTGA